The Niastella koreensis GR20-10 genome includes a window with the following:
- a CDS encoding beta-carotene 15,15'-monooxygenase has product MVSGIPIFKQWVPGWAIKIILFSLILPTMVLFFLPFANINAAAGFYGSEPADIQFAVGLFYAGYVAFYSLERRFFTYLAAKEYFVVFTILEIATTVICYHTGELHILFPLRFFQGMLFSSTVNLSLSLMFTQLQTERAREISFSVFFGMLICILPFNNLVTADLIDAFNFNIVYKVALFSYLPCLCAIMISMNNVRLNVRFPLSKLDWQSFVYWGLMLVLLAYVCIYGQEYYWLEDPRIRYSVIAMAGATLLYVLRVKSMKRPYVHPGIFSFQNFRMSIFILFILFICRFAINIINNFFGSVLRLDPMHVSYVNTMNLAGLIIGVIISCAMILQKKNIRFCWIPGFGLLLAFHISMWFLFNSEANENNFYLPLFIQGLGVGIIMAPTIVYAVSSVPVGMGPSASAICLATGYLGFCVSTALINYCELYSKSRHYNAFQDHLTKVDPAAIHGLTVRAGKLLHHGMAHKQAVKGGSKLLIDAVNKQGQIRFAMDYYEWMALMLIVVLLLVAIFPSLNKTAVYLRSRRLSPA; this is encoded by the coding sequence ATGGTTAGTGGCATTCCCATTTTTAAGCAATGGGTGCCGGGCTGGGCAATAAAGATCATCCTGTTCTCGCTGATCCTGCCCACGATGGTGTTATTTTTTCTGCCCTTTGCCAATATCAACGCCGCCGCGGGTTTTTATGGCAGCGAACCTGCCGATATTCAATTTGCCGTAGGGCTGTTCTATGCAGGCTATGTGGCGTTTTATAGCCTGGAGCGCCGGTTTTTTACTTACCTGGCTGCAAAGGAATATTTTGTCGTTTTTACCATCCTGGAAATTGCCACTACGGTGATCTGTTATCATACAGGTGAATTGCATATACTGTTCCCATTGCGCTTTTTTCAGGGTATGTTGTTTAGCAGTACGGTGAACCTGTCGTTATCGTTGATGTTTACCCAACTGCAAACGGAGCGGGCGCGCGAGATCAGTTTTTCGGTTTTCTTTGGCATGCTGATCTGTATCCTGCCATTCAATAACCTGGTTACGGCCGATCTGATCGATGCGTTTAATTTCAATATTGTTTATAAGGTTGCTTTGTTTTCCTATCTCCCTTGTTTATGTGCGATCATGATCAGCATGAACAATGTGCGGTTGAATGTCCGGTTTCCGCTTTCCAAGCTCGACTGGCAGAGTTTTGTTTACTGGGGGCTGATGCTGGTGTTACTGGCCTACGTATGTATTTACGGACAGGAGTATTACTGGCTGGAAGATCCGCGCATTCGCTATAGTGTAATTGCTATGGCTGGCGCCACGCTGTTGTATGTATTGCGGGTAAAAAGTATGAAACGGCCGTATGTGCATCCCGGCATTTTCTCGTTCCAGAATTTCCGGATGAGTATTTTCATCCTGTTTATTCTTTTCATCTGCCGCTTTGCGATCAATATCATCAACAACTTTTTCGGCAGTGTTTTGCGGTTAGATCCCATGCACGTGAGTTATGTAAATACCATGAACCTGGCAGGACTGATCATCGGGGTGATTATTTCCTGTGCCATGATCCTGCAGAAAAAGAACATTCGCTTTTGTTGGATCCCCGGTTTCGGGTTGTTGCTGGCCTTCCATATAAGCATGTGGTTTCTTTTTAACAGCGAAGCCAATGAAAATAACTTTTACCTCCCGTTATTTATTCAGGGGTTGGGTGTAGGTATAATCATGGCGCCTACTATTGTCTATGCCGTATCCTCGGTGCCGGTTGGTATGGGCCCTTCGGCTTCTGCTATTTGTCTGGCCACGGGTTACCTGGGATTTTGTGTAAGTACCGCTTTGATCAACTATTGCGAATTATACAGCAAGAGCCGCCATTACAACGCTTTCCAGGACCATCTTACCAAGGTTGACCCTGCTGCAATACACGGCCTTACTGTTCGGGCAGGTAAGTTATTACACCACGGCATGGCGCATAAACAAGCGGTAAAGGGCGGGAGTAAATTACTAATAGATGCGGTAAACAAACAGGGACAGATCCGCTTTGCCATGGATTATTATGAATGGATGGCGCTGATGCTGATTGTAGTGCTGCTACTCGTAGCCATCTTTCCTTCACTCAATAAAACGGCGGTTTACCTGCGCTCACGCAGATTGTCGCCGGCATAA